A single Roseinatronobacter monicus DNA region contains:
- a CDS encoding ABC transporter permease, giving the protein MRNLIPVLVVTATLIALWYAAVVPMNAQWAQDQARRAGQDLGFAALISETMTQQRPRLPAPHQVMAELWNSTVVEEMTGRRGFMNTGSLSNRSLVYHGWVTLSATLLGFAIGSALGVALAVGIVHNRAMDASVMPWAIASQTIPILAIAPMIIVVLNAIGITGLIPKAIISTYLSFFPVVVGMVKGLRAPDHMQLDLMRTYSANGVQVFGKLRWPSSMPYLFASLKVAIAAALVGAIVAELPTGAVAGLGARLLSGSYYGQTVQIWSALFAAAILAASMVALIGLIQRATLKRMGMAA; this is encoded by the coding sequence ATGCGCAATCTGATCCCTGTTCTTGTGGTGACGGCAACCTTGATCGCGCTCTGGTATGCCGCAGTTGTGCCGATGAATGCGCAATGGGCGCAGGATCAGGCCCGCCGTGCGGGTCAGGATCTGGGCTTTGCAGCGCTCATCTCCGAGACGATGACGCAGCAACGCCCGCGTCTGCCCGCCCCGCATCAGGTGATGGCAGAGTTGTGGAACTCCACCGTCGTGGAGGAGATGACGGGTCGGCGGGGGTTCATGAACACTGGCAGCCTGTCCAATCGCAGCCTTGTCTATCACGGCTGGGTCACGCTCTCTGCCACGCTTTTGGGTTTTGCCATCGGGTCTGCCCTGGGCGTCGCGCTTGCAGTGGGGATCGTGCATAACCGTGCGATGGATGCGAGTGTCATGCCTTGGGCGATTGCCAGCCAGACCATTCCTATTCTGGCCATCGCGCCCATGATTATCGTGGTGCTGAACGCCATCGGCATCACCGGGCTGATCCCCAAGGCGATCATTTCCACTTATCTAAGTTTCTTTCCAGTGGTTGTGGGCATGGTCAAAGGGTTGCGCGCGCCAGATCACATGCAGCTGGACCTAATGCGAACCTACAGCGCCAACGGCGTGCAGGTGTTTGGGAAACTGCGCTGGCCCTCCTCAATGCCGTATCTGTTCGCCTCGCTGAAAGTGGCGATTGCCGCCGCTTTGGTGGGGGCGATTGTGGCCGAATTGCCGACGGGCGCTGTGGCGGGGTTGGGCGCGCGTCTGTTGTCGGGCAGCTATTACGGGCAGACGGTGCAGATCTGGTCCGCGCTGTTTGCAGCCGCGATCCTTGCGGCCAGCATGGTAGCGCTGATCGGGTTGATACAGCGCGCCACCTTGAAACGTATGGGGATGGCGGCATGA
- a CDS encoding ABC transporter ATP-binding protein — translation MRDTLTAPVISAKNLSLTFQTNDGPVHALKDVSLDIAKGEFVSFIGPSGCGKTTLLRVIADLEQPTEGTLTVNGMSPEAARKARAYGYVFQAAGLYPWRTIAGNVKLPLEIMGFSRSEQEARVERVLELVELSGFARKFPWQLSGGMQQRASIARALAFDADILLMDEPFGALDEIVRDRLNEQLLELWARTEKTIGFVTHSIPEAVYLSTKIVVMSPRPGRITDIIDSPLPRERPLELRDSPEFIEIAHRVREGLRAGHLDD, via the coding sequence ATGCGCGATACCCTGACAGCGCCTGTCATTTCAGCAAAGAACCTCAGCCTGACATTCCAGACGAATGACGGGCCTGTCCATGCCCTTAAGGATGTGTCGCTCGACATTGCCAAAGGGGAATTCGTCAGTTTCATCGGCCCGTCGGGCTGCGGCAAGACCACGCTTTTGCGCGTGATTGCGGATCTGGAACAACCGACCGAAGGCACACTGACCGTCAATGGCATGTCGCCCGAAGCTGCACGCAAGGCACGCGCCTATGGCTATGTGTTTCAGGCGGCGGGCCTGTATCCGTGGCGCACCATCGCGGGCAATGTGAAACTCCCGCTAGAGATTATGGGGTTTTCCCGCTCTGAACAGGAGGCGCGCGTCGAAAGGGTGTTGGAACTGGTGGAACTGTCAGGCTTTGCGCGCAAATTCCCGTGGCAGTTGTCAGGCGGGATGCAGCAGCGCGCCTCTATCGCCCGCGCGCTGGCCTTTGACGCCGATATCCTGCTGATGGACGAACCCTTCGGGGCATTGGACGAAATCGTGCGCGACCGGCTGAATGAGCAATTGCTGGAACTCTGGGCGCGCACCGAAAAGACGATCGGTTTTGTCACCCATTCGATCCCCGAGGCGGTCTATCTGTCCACCAAGATCGTGGTCATGTCGCCGCGTCCGGGCCGGATTACGGATATCATCGACAGCCCTCTGCCGCGCGAGCGGCCATTGGAATTGCGCGACAGCCCCGAATTCATCGAGATTGCGCACCGTGTGCGTGAAGGGCTCAGGGCAGGGCATCTGGATGACTGA
- the hydA gene encoding dihydropyrimidinase, which yields MSTVIKNGTIVTHDLTYKADIRVEGGKITEIGPNLSGDSELDATGAYVMPGGIDPHTHLEMPFMGTYSTDDFESGTRAALSGGTTMVIDFALPSPGQGLLDALKMWDNKSGRAHCDYSYHMAVTWWSQQVFDEMPEVVARGITSFKHFLAYKGALMVNDDELFSSFQRLRELGAIAMVHAENGDVVAELSARLLAEGNTGPEGHAYSRPTQVEGEATNRAIMIADMAGVPLYVVHTSCEESHEAIRRAKQAGKRVWGEPLIQHLTLDESEYFHPDWDHAARRVMSPPFRNKMHQDSLWNGLASGSLSVVATDHCAFSTDQKRYGLGDFTKIPNGTGGLEDRMPMLWTNGVRTGRITMNEFVAVTSTNVAKIFGMYPRKGAVAVGADADLVVWDPEKSKTITASTQQSAIDYNVFEGKEVTGLPRFVLSRGRVMVRDGAFDGHEGHGQFVARDANGPVSQALSAWKDLTAPRPVQRSGIPATGV from the coding sequence ATGAGCACCGTTATCAAGAACGGCACCATTGTCACCCATGACTTGACCTACAAGGCCGATATCCGCGTTGAGGGCGGCAAGATTACCGAAATCGGCCCGAACTTGTCAGGCGATAGCGAACTCGACGCGACAGGTGCTTATGTCATGCCCGGCGGCATAGACCCGCACACCCATCTGGAAATGCCCTTCATGGGCACTTATTCGACGGATGATTTCGAATCCGGTACCCGCGCGGCTTTGTCGGGCGGCACGACGATGGTGATTGATTTCGCGCTGCCAAGCCCCGGTCAGGGGCTGCTTGACGCGCTGAAAATGTGGGACAATAAGTCCGGCCGCGCGCATTGCGACTATTCCTACCACATGGCTGTCACATGGTGGTCGCAACAGGTGTTCGACGAAATGCCCGAAGTCGTCGCGCGCGGTATCACCAGCTTCAAGCATTTCCTCGCCTATAAGGGCGCGCTGATGGTCAATGATGACGAGCTGTTCTCCAGCTTCCAGCGCCTGCGCGAATTGGGGGCCATTGCCATGGTCCATGCCGAGAATGGCGACGTGGTGGCCGAATTGTCCGCCCGCCTGTTGGCCGAAGGCAATACCGGCCCCGAAGGACATGCCTATTCGCGCCCCACGCAGGTCGAGGGCGAGGCCACAAACCGCGCCATCATGATTGCCGATATGGCGGGTGTCCCGCTCTATGTGGTGCATACATCTTGCGAGGAATCGCATGAAGCGATCCGCCGCGCAAAACAGGCAGGCAAGCGCGTCTGGGGCGAGCCGCTGATCCAGCACCTGACACTGGACGAGTCCGAGTATTTCCACCCCGACTGGGACCATGCCGCGCGCCGCGTCATGTCGCCCCCTTTCCGCAACAAGATGCATCAAGACAGCCTGTGGAACGGTCTGGCCAGCGGCAGCCTGTCGGTTGTGGCAACCGACCATTGCGCTTTCAGCACCGACCAGAAACGCTATGGGTTGGGCGATTTCACCAAAATCCCCAATGGCACTGGCGGGTTGGAAGACCGAATGCCCATGCTCTGGACCAATGGCGTGCGCACAGGGCGCATCACCATGAACGAATTTGTTGCTGTCACCTCGACCAATGTGGCCAAGATTTTCGGGATGTATCCGCGCAAGGGCGCCGTGGCAGTGGGCGCTGATGCCGATCTGGTTGTCTGGGACCCCGAGAAATCCAAGACCATCACCGCCAGCACGCAGCAATCCGCAATTGATTACAATGTGTTCGAGGGCAAAGAGGTCACAGGCCTGCCGCGCTTCGTGTTGTCGCGTGGTCGGGTCATGGTACGTGACGGCGCCTTTGACGGGCACGAAGGGCACGGCCAATTTGTCGCGCGCGACGCAAATGGCCCTGTCAGTCAGGCGCTCTCTGCATGGAAAGACCTGACCGCACCGCGGCCTGTGCAGCGCTCAGGCATTCCGGCGACGGGGGTGTGA
- a CDS encoding Zn-dependent hydrolase has product MSSPAANMKINSERLWNSIMEMARIGPGIAGGNNRQTVTDEDSEARHLFQDWCTQAGGTMGVDDMGTMFARFEGTDPDALPVYVGSHLDTQPTGGKYDGVLGVLAGLEIIRSMRDLGIKTRRPIVVTNWTNEEGTRFAPAMLASGVFAGVLERDWAYARVDAQGKRFGDELERIGWKGDEPVGARKMHAFFELHIEQGPILEAEGKQVGVVTHGQGLRWIECTVTGKGQHTGSTPMYMRRNAGRGLARVTELVHEIALKHQPNAAGAIGQIDVYPNSRNIIPEKAVFTIDFRSHVLETLEAMVAELDARAPGLCADIGVKFSSELVGFFDPPAFDETLVGRVRDAAERLGYSHMDIISGAGHDACWINRLYPTTMVMCPCVDGLSHNEAEEIFPEWAEAGANVLMHAVLETAEVVG; this is encoded by the coding sequence ATGTCTTCACCCGCTGCGAACATGAAAATCAACAGCGAGAGGCTTTGGAACAGCATTATGGAAATGGCCCGGATCGGGCCGGGCATCGCCGGAGGGAATAACCGCCAGACCGTGACCGACGAAGACAGCGAGGCTCGCCATCTGTTTCAAGACTGGTGCACGCAGGCGGGCGGCACCATGGGCGTGGATGACATGGGCACGATGTTCGCGCGGTTTGAAGGCACCGACCCTGATGCCTTGCCGGTCTATGTCGGCAGCCATCTGGACACACAGCCTACGGGCGGCAAATATGACGGGGTGCTGGGTGTTCTGGCGGGGCTGGAAATTATCCGCAGCATGCGCGATCTGGGCATCAAAACCCGACGCCCCATTGTTGTGACCAACTGGACCAATGAAGAAGGCACGCGCTTTGCGCCTGCCATGCTGGCCTCTGGCGTCTTTGCCGGCGTGTTGGAGCGCGACTGGGCGTATGCGCGCGTCGATGCACAGGGCAAGCGGTTTGGCGACGAGTTGGAGCGCATTGGCTGGAAGGGCGACGAGCCGGTGGGCGCACGCAAGATGCACGCATTTTTCGAGCTGCACATCGAACAAGGCCCCATTTTGGAAGCCGAAGGCAAACAGGTCGGCGTCGTCACCCACGGGCAGGGATTGCGCTGGATCGAATGCACTGTCACCGGCAAGGGCCAGCACACCGGTTCGACGCCCATGTATATGCGCCGTAATGCGGGCCGTGGCCTCGCGCGGGTGACAGAGCTGGTGCATGAAATCGCACTCAAGCATCAGCCCAATGCTGCTGGGGCCATCGGGCAGATTGATGTCTATCCGAATTCGCGCAACATCATCCCCGAAAAAGCCGTCTTCACCATCGATTTCCGCTCCCATGTGCTGGAGACGCTGGAAGCGATGGTGGCCGAACTCGACGCCCGCGCACCCGGTCTTTGTGCTGATATCGGGGTCAAATTTTCGTCTGAACTGGTGGGTTTTTTCGACCCGCCCGCCTTTGACGAGACATTGGTGGGGCGCGTGCGTGATGCGGCTGAACGTCTGGGTTACAGCCATATGGACATCATTTCCGGCGCAGGGCATGACGCATGCTGGATCAACCGCCTCTACCCGACCACGATGGTCATGTGCCCCTGCGTCGATGGCCTGTCGCATAATGAAGCCGAGGAGATTTTCCCCGAATGGGCCGAAGCGGGCGCAAATGTGCTGATGCATGCTGTGCTGGAAACAGCCGAGGTGGTGGGGTGA